A stretch of Vespa velutina chromosome 8, iVesVel2.1, whole genome shotgun sequence DNA encodes these proteins:
- the LOC124951157 gene encoding uncharacterized protein LOC124951157, with protein sequence MKEGRVASPSNCRSRNDLSSEGTFDNSCDFDDTQKYYDSKDLLRCMNFLAAYLEIREIDRSTKNEYNSRLHSGQDSPWTDLIVSLFNGISKPGYQIPQFSDTVSSQYQSSQYPTTVGGLFGSSGILNINLFEALHSISRYDDLKCVPRILCEMASGVTPGELIYRRDTNMFSGNNILLRLLTNLNFAESSPILSFGKAALLGYTSKNNPRNCYQEYSQCPSNPDQLIHYLNNHNGGFFRFFNKFNHGNNPYARPYIVQNKQNKPSSIKFDFKIDSDRTGTDELKFDSITENNNRHYEPRIKNQLNRIIFPDDERSTILVDISNRLPKTLLNLNDSDTEDDNDSHNDSNFFPQQTREEKYEESNLLYSSSQPFSESSFKTFVFPDD encoded by the exons GTAGATCTAGAAACGATTTATCGAGTGAAGGAACGTTTGATAATTCGTGTGACTTCGATGATActcaaaaatattacgattcgAAGGATTTATTACG ATGCATGAATTTCTTAGCCGCATATTTGGAAATACGtgagatcgatagatcgaccAAGAATGAATATAATAGTCGATTACATTCCGGACAAGATTCTCCATGGACCGATTTGATCGTATCCTTGTTTAACGGCATATCGAAACCG GGTTATCAGATTCCACAATTTTCAGATACAGTATCCAGTCAATACCAATCAAGTCAATATCCAACTACAGTAGGTGGACTTTTTGGCTCCTCGGGGATTcttaatataaatcttttcgaGGCTCTTCATTCGATATCTCGTTACGATGATCTGAAGTGCGTTCCCAGAATACTTTGCGAAATGGCGAGTGGTGTTACGCCAGGTGAATTGATATACCGACGAGACACGAACATGTTTAGCGGTAACAACATATTATTAAG gttattaacaaatttaaattttgctGAGTCATCTCCAATTTTGAGTTTTGGAAAGGCCGCTCTTTTAGGATATACAAGTAAAAATAATCCTAGAAATTGCTATCAAGAGTATTCACAATGTCCTAGTAATCCTGATCAGCTGATTCATTATCTTAACAATCACAACGGTGGATTCTTTCGATtcttcaataaatttaatcatgGAAATAATCCTTATGCGAGACCTTATATCGTTCAAA acAAACAGAATAAACCGTCttcgataaaatttgatttcaaaATCGATTCCGATCGGACTGGAACGGATGAACTCAAGTTCGATTCCATTACTGAGAATAACAATCGACATTATGAGCctcgaataaaaaatcaattaaatcgcATTATATTTCCAGATGACGAAAGATCAACGATACTCGTTGACATTTCGAATAGATTGCCTAAGACATTGTTAAATTTGAATGACAGCGATACCGAAGATGATAATGACTCACATAACGActcgaatttttttcctcaG caaacgagagaagaaaaatacgagGAATCTAATCTACTTTATTCTTCGTCTCAACCATTCTCAGAATCATCGTTCAAAACCTTTGTATTCCCGGacgattga